GAGCAGCTCGCCGGTCTCGCGGGCGCCGACGAGCACCGGGTGGATCCACAGGCGCAGCTCGTCCAGCAGGCCGTGCTCGACGAGCGTCCGGGACACCGGCCCGAAGCCGTACTGCAGGATGTCCTGACCGTCCTGCTCCCTCAGCTTGGTGATCTCAGCGACGGCCTCCGCCCGCGGGATCGCCGTCGTGTCGCCCCAGCCGGGCTTGCGGAGGGAGTCGGACACGACGTAGTGGGGCAGGCTGTTCATCCGGACGCCGAAGTCGCCGGTCGCCTCCTCCATGGCCGGCCACGCCTGGGAGAAGCCGTCGAACGTCTTGCGGCCCATCAGGATGGCGCCGCAGGAGAACAGCAGTTCCCTGGCGTAGGCGGCGGCCTCGTCCTGGAAGTACGCCGAGGTCCAGTTCTGCGGGTTCTCGATGACGCCGTCGAGCGACACGTACGTCGAGTTGATGATCTTGCGCATGGTCTCCTCCGTCGG
The sequence above is a segment of the Actinomadura coerulea genome. Coding sequences within it:
- a CDS encoding dihydrofolate reductase family protein; translated protein: MRKIINSTYVSLDGVIENPQNWTSAYFQDEAAAYARELLFSCGAILMGRKTFDGFSQAWPAMEEATGDFGVRMNSLPHYVVSDSLRKPGWGDTTAIPRAEAVAEITKLREQDGQDILQYGFGPVSRTLVEHGLLDELRLWIHPVLVGARETGELLNADEFSATFELAGTEVFKTGVIIATYVPTAR